From the genome of Hymenobacter sp. PAMC 26628, one region includes:
- a CDS encoding glutathione peroxidase, protein MKNSLLRLLGLGTLAVAGLSAMNFATAPVPKMETAAAPTVYDFTVKTIDGKEVKLSKYKGKKILIVNTASKCGFTPQYKELEELSKKYGKDVTVLGFPSNSFNQELSSDSEVASFCEKNFGVTFPLFQTVAVKGADATPLYKFLADKTKNGAVSDAPSWNFCKYLVDAQGHVMKFYPSKVTPLSPELVADITAK, encoded by the coding sequence ATGAAAAACTCCCTGTTGCGCCTGCTGGGCCTGGGTACGCTGGCCGTGGCCGGCCTCTCGGCCATGAACTTCGCCACCGCTCCCGTCCCCAAAATGGAAACTGCCGCCGCCCCCACCGTGTACGATTTCACTGTCAAAACCATCGACGGCAAAGAAGTGAAGCTGAGCAAGTACAAAGGCAAGAAAATCCTCATCGTGAACACCGCCTCCAAGTGCGGCTTCACCCCGCAGTACAAGGAGCTGGAAGAGCTGTCGAAGAAGTACGGCAAGGACGTGACCGTGCTCGGCTTCCCGTCCAATAGCTTCAACCAGGAGCTGTCGTCGGATTCGGAAGTGGCCTCGTTCTGCGAGAAGAACTTCGGCGTGACGTTCCCCCTGTTCCAGACCGTGGCCGTGAAGGGCGCCGACGCCACCCCGCTCTACAAGTTCCTGGCCGACAAGACCAAGAACGGCGCCGTGAGCGACGCCCCGAGCTGGAATTTCTGCAAGTACCTGGTCGATGCCCAGGGCCACGTAATGAAATTCTACCCCTCGAAAGTGACACCCCTAAGCCCCGAGCTAGTGGCCGACATCACGGCCAAGTAA
- a CDS encoding TIGR00730 family Rossman fold protein, translated as MKSVAVYCGSSAGTNPAFVAQAQALGAALVAQGLTLVYGGGRVGLMGAIADAVLAAGGRVIGVIPGFLDDKELAHKGCTELHVVRTMHERKLLMADRADAFIAMPGGYGTLEELFEVLTWGQLGLHQKPVGLLNVDGYYDQLLLALDRMRDDQLLRAENRAQLLQDASPAGLLAQLAAYRPAQVEKWLNPSTT; from the coding sequence ATGAAAAGCGTCGCCGTTTACTGCGGTTCCAGTGCTGGAACCAACCCTGCCTTCGTGGCCCAAGCGCAGGCCCTGGGGGCCGCCCTGGTGGCCCAGGGCCTCACGCTGGTGTACGGCGGCGGGCGCGTGGGCCTGATGGGCGCCATCGCCGACGCGGTGCTGGCCGCCGGGGGCCGGGTGATTGGCGTAATTCCGGGTTTTCTGGATGATAAGGAGCTGGCCCACAAGGGCTGCACCGAGCTGCACGTGGTGCGCACCATGCACGAGCGCAAGCTGCTGATGGCTGACCGCGCCGACGCCTTCATCGCCATGCCCGGCGGCTACGGCACCCTGGAGGAGCTGTTCGAAGTCCTCACCTGGGGCCAGCTGGGCCTGCACCAGAAGCCCGTGGGCCTGCTGAACGTAGACGGTTACTACGACCAACTGCTGCTGGCCCTCGACCGCATGCGCGACGATCAGCTGCTGCGCGCCGAAAACCGGGCGCAGTTGTTGCAAGACGCCAGCCCCGCCGGCCTGCTGGCCCAACTGGCCGCCTACCGCCCGGCGCAGGTCGAGAAATGGCTAAATCCGAGCACTACGTAG
- the argS gene encoding arginine--tRNA ligase, with protein MQQLEQDLKTALQTAARAVFGVEIPLASLPLQPTRKEFAGSFTLVTFPLTKALGQGPEPIGRALGEWLQANEPRVSGFNVVKGFLNLEIADAEWLRLFAQLQAQPAGAPVPTGGPRRVVVEYSSPNTNKPLHLGHLRNNFLGYSVAEILKATGATVTKANLVNDRGIHICKSMIAYQRFGQGETPASAGLKGDHLAGKYYVLFEKHYREEIRQLEAEGVTNEVAKKQAPLMAEAQQMLQAWEAGDAAVLALWRQMNGWVYEGFTETYATIGVDFDKFYYESGTYLLGKERVEEGLQKGVFFTKENGSVWVDLQAEGLDEKLLLRADGTSVYITQDLGTAELKYQDFGYDSSIYVIADEQNYHMQVLQATLAKLGKPYAAAIHHLSYGMVDLPSGKMKSREGTVVDADELVRDVVAAAKAATLEKGKTEGLSDAELEELYHLLGLGALKYYLLKVDPKKRMLFNPEESVSLEGHTGPFIQYSYARIAAIRRKAAELGITETADFAALGALAPTERELVQELARYPAVVADAARTLSPAVVAQYAYDLAKAYNRFYAEVSIFQETDTLKRSLRVALSARVGAQIKVALGLLGIQVPERM; from the coding sequence GTGCAACAGCTAGAACAAGACCTCAAAACCGCGCTGCAAACCGCTGCCCGGGCCGTTTTCGGCGTCGAAATCCCCCTCGCCAGCCTCCCCTTGCAGCCCACGCGCAAGGAGTTTGCCGGCAGCTTCACCCTCGTCACGTTTCCGCTCACCAAGGCGCTGGGCCAGGGGCCCGAACCCATCGGCCGCGCCCTGGGCGAGTGGCTGCAAGCCAACGAGCCCCGCGTGAGCGGCTTCAACGTGGTGAAGGGCTTCCTCAACCTCGAAATCGCCGACGCCGAGTGGCTGCGGCTCTTTGCCCAGCTGCAAGCGCAGCCGGCCGGGGCCCCGGTCCCCACCGGAGGGCCCCGGCGCGTGGTGGTCGAGTACTCGTCGCCCAACACCAACAAGCCCTTGCACCTGGGGCACTTGCGCAACAACTTCCTGGGCTACTCGGTGGCCGAAATCCTGAAAGCCACCGGTGCCACCGTCACCAAAGCCAACCTGGTGAACGACCGCGGCATCCACATCTGCAAGTCGATGATTGCCTACCAGCGCTTCGGGCAGGGCGAAACGCCGGCCAGCGCCGGCCTCAAGGGCGACCACCTGGCGGGCAAATACTACGTGCTGTTCGAGAAGCACTACCGCGAGGAAATCCGGCAGCTCGAAGCCGAAGGCGTGACCAACGAAGTGGCCAAAAAGCAGGCCCCCCTGATGGCCGAGGCCCAGCAGATGCTGCAAGCCTGGGAAGCCGGCGACGCGGCCGTGCTGGCCCTCTGGCGCCAGATGAACGGCTGGGTGTACGAGGGCTTCACCGAAACCTACGCCACCATCGGCGTCGATTTCGACAAGTTCTACTACGAGTCGGGCACCTACCTGCTGGGCAAGGAGCGGGTGGAGGAAGGCCTGCAAAAAGGCGTGTTCTTCACCAAAGAGAACGGCTCGGTCTGGGTCGATTTGCAAGCCGAGGGCCTCGACGAGAAGCTGTTGCTGCGCGCCGACGGCACCAGCGTCTACATCACCCAGGACCTGGGCACGGCCGAGCTCAAGTACCAGGACTTCGGCTACGACAGCAGCATCTACGTCATCGCCGACGAGCAGAACTACCACATGCAGGTGCTGCAAGCCACGCTGGCCAAGCTGGGCAAGCCCTACGCCGCGGCCATCCACCACCTCAGCTACGGCATGGTGGACCTGCCCTCGGGCAAGATGAAGTCGCGCGAAGGCACTGTGGTGGACGCCGACGAGCTGGTGCGCGACGTAGTGGCCGCCGCCAAAGCCGCCACCCTCGAAAAAGGCAAAACCGAAGGCCTGTCCGACGCCGAGCTGGAGGAGCTCTACCACCTGCTCGGCCTGGGGGCCCTAAAGTATTACCTGCTGAAGGTGGACCCCAAGAAGCGCATGCTCTTCAACCCCGAAGAATCGGTGAGCCTGGAGGGGCACACAGGGCCCTTCATTCAGTACAGCTACGCCCGCATCGCCGCCATCCGCCGCAAGGCCGCCGAGCTGGGCATTACCGAAACCGCCGACTTCGCGGCCCTGGGGGCCCTGGCGCCCACCGAGCGCGAGCTGGTGCAGGAGCTGGCCCGCTACCCCGCCGTGGTGGCCGACGCCGCCCGCACCCTCTCGCCCGCCGTGGTGGCCCAGTACGCCTACGACCTGGCCAAGGCCTACAACCGCTTCTACGCCGAAGTGTCCATCTTCCAGGAAACCGACACGCTGAAGCGCAGCCTGCGCGTGGCGCTGTCGGCCCGCGTGGGTGCGCAAATCAAAGTGGCCCTGGGCCTGTTGGGCATCCAGGTGCCCGAGCGCATGTAG
- a CDS encoding ABC-three component system protein, whose product MDYRLDLLSEDDFERLVNSLCREVLGTGVVSFSKGRDGGKDGRFEGTANNFPSKSSLWKGKFVIQAKHTTAIEASCSENAFHGNQTSTINEEIKKIKTLIDANEIDNYILFTNRKLTGGTEQSIRNHIRQETSLLNISIIGIETITEYLKSHKEILKQFRLDKFILPLDFYDRDIKDLIVVLTGSIKKITNPTIPTGESILFAEKAEKNKINNLDKYYYEIIRRNSLEYFAQIDDFLGDPINIQYALAYENFAAELGNKVEIRRDDFNNFKEVFGFLYDKIFNDNESELSKHRALIWVVLHHLYYNCHIGRKQ is encoded by the coding sequence ATGGACTACAGACTAGACTTACTGTCGGAAGACGATTTTGAAAGACTAGTGAATTCTCTTTGCCGTGAGGTGTTGGGTACTGGAGTGGTCAGCTTCTCTAAAGGACGTGATGGAGGCAAGGATGGTCGTTTCGAAGGCACAGCCAACAATTTTCCTTCAAAGTCGTCTTTGTGGAAAGGGAAATTTGTTATTCAAGCCAAACATACTACGGCCATCGAAGCAAGCTGCTCTGAGAATGCCTTTCACGGTAATCAGACAAGTACTATAAATGAAGAAATTAAAAAAATTAAAACACTAATCGACGCTAACGAAATAGATAATTATATATTATTTACCAATAGAAAATTGACTGGTGGAACGGAACAGTCTATAAGAAACCATATACGTCAGGAGACCAGTTTACTAAATATATCTATTATCGGGATTGAAACTATTACCGAGTATCTCAAATCTCACAAGGAAATTCTAAAGCAGTTTAGATTAGATAAATTTATTCTTCCTCTAGATTTTTATGATAGAGACATCAAGGATTTGATAGTAGTACTTACTGGAAGTATTAAGAAAATCACAAATCCGACTATACCCACTGGAGAATCCATTCTTTTTGCTGAAAAAGCAGAGAAAAATAAAATTAATAATCTTGATAAATATTATTACGAGATAATTCGTCGAAACTCTTTAGAGTATTTCGCGCAAATTGACGATTTTTTAGGCGACCCTATTAATATCCAATATGCACTTGCTTATGAAAATTTTGCAGCAGAGCTTGGAAATAAAGTTGAAATACGAAGAGATGATTTTAATAATTTCAAAGAAGTATTCGGATTTTTATACGATAAAATTTTTAATGATAATGAATCAGAATTATCAAAACACAGAGCATTAATTTGGGTGGTTTTACATCATCTTTATTACAACTGCCACATCGGACGAAAACAATGA
- a CDS encoding DUF2326 domain-containing protein produces MKLSKLYCNKPFKNIEFNLKRGEINLILANVKARHEQRDTHNLGKSTLVDLIDFLLLKNIDKSHWLLNTKRGESLLFIDYEFYLEILLNSGEFLIIKRAVNAPTKIFFKRYQIRADGFPLIENWDYLEIPIEKAQTLLNDFLDFDFSKSTGYPYRKSISYCLRSQGDYDNIFQLKKFSRSKDKDWKPFMFSLLGFQGHVLLRKYELEDAIKEQAKAIKDKEKDLNINSNDKDKIVGQIQLKAQEVNKLSNDLDDFNFFIKDQETISTLVEEIETEISIFNNKLYRIEFDINKLNKSIREDFSFDINKVKELFDEVKLLLPAEFFRSYEELSEFNKKITTERNKEIKKTLNEKELEQSSIISQLQILNEKKSNYTQLIHDTSIFKKYKLYQQDMLRAESELMYLKAKLIAFDFIEEKSKEIASLKEHELKETKFEIETELSNTLSNTKYSSIRSSFSEIIYDILQVPAIISISKNNSDNIDFAYSIENTAQQRGYTYNKLLCVAFDLAILINYSNQSYFRFVYHDDAFGNEDNRLKVRLMATIKRLCLKYNIQYIFTAIQDDLPNANDFNLSKNEIILELNDKDDNGKLFLMSF; encoded by the coding sequence ATGAAACTCAGCAAGCTCTATTGCAACAAGCCGTTTAAAAATATTGAATTCAACCTTAAAAGGGGCGAAATCAATTTAATTTTAGCTAATGTCAAGGCAAGACATGAGCAAAGGGACACCCATAACTTAGGAAAGAGCACACTTGTTGATCTTATTGATTTTTTACTTCTTAAAAATATAGATAAATCACACTGGTTATTAAATACAAAAAGAGGCGAAAGTTTACTTTTTATCGATTATGAATTTTATCTCGAAATACTATTGAATTCGGGGGAATTTTTAATAATAAAGCGAGCTGTTAACGCTCCGACTAAAATATTTTTCAAACGCTACCAAATCAGAGCAGATGGTTTTCCATTAATTGAAAACTGGGATTATCTAGAAATTCCAATAGAAAAGGCTCAAACTCTTTTAAATGATTTTTTAGATTTTGACTTTTCTAAATCGACTGGGTACCCTTATAGAAAATCAATCAGCTATTGTCTACGTAGCCAAGGTGATTACGATAATATTTTTCAGTTGAAGAAATTTTCTCGTAGCAAAGACAAGGATTGGAAACCGTTCATGTTTAGTCTTCTTGGATTCCAAGGACACGTACTTTTACGCAAATATGAATTAGAGGATGCTATAAAGGAACAAGCAAAAGCTATTAAAGACAAAGAAAAAGATCTAAATATCAACTCTAATGATAAGGATAAAATCGTTGGGCAGATACAACTGAAGGCGCAAGAAGTAAATAAATTATCTAATGATTTGGATGATTTTAATTTCTTTATTAAAGATCAAGAAACTATTTCAACCCTTGTTGAAGAAATCGAAACTGAAATAAGTATTTTTAATAATAAGCTTTATAGAATTGAATTTGATATCAATAAATTAAACAAGTCTATACGTGAGGATTTTTCTTTTGATATCAACAAGGTAAAAGAACTATTTGATGAAGTTAAATTATTACTCCCAGCTGAATTCTTTAGGAGCTATGAAGAATTGAGTGAATTTAATAAGAAAATAACTACAGAGCGTAACAAGGAGATAAAAAAGACCTTAAATGAAAAGGAACTGGAGCAAAGCAGCATTATAAGCCAACTTCAAATACTAAATGAGAAGAAGAGTAATTATACACAATTAATTCACGACACTTCTATTTTCAAGAAGTATAAATTATATCAACAAGATATGCTAAGAGCAGAATCTGAATTGATGTATTTGAAAGCTAAACTTATTGCTTTTGACTTTATAGAGGAAAAGAGCAAAGAAATTGCTTCATTGAAGGAACACGAATTAAAAGAAACGAAATTTGAAATTGAGACTGAATTAAGCAATACTCTTTCAAATACTAAATACTCTTCTATAAGAAGCTCGTTTAGCGAGATTATTTATGACATTTTGCAGGTACCTGCAATTATTTCTATTTCTAAAAATAATAGTGATAATATCGATTTTGCTTACAGTATTGAGAATACAGCTCAACAAAGAGGTTATACATACAACAAATTATTATGCGTAGCCTTTGATTTAGCAATTCTTATTAATTATTCTAATCAATCATATTTTAGATTTGTCTATCACGACGATGCTTTTGGTAATGAAGACAATCGGCTAAAAGTTAGACTTATGGCTACAATCAAAAGATTGTGTCTAAAATATAATATACAGTATATTTTTACTGCTATTCAAGATGATTTACCCAACGCAAATGATTTTAATTTGTCGAAGAATGAGATCATATTAGAGCTGAATGATAAAGATGACAACGGGAAACTTTTCCTTATGTCATTTTAA
- a CDS encoding alpha/beta hydrolase family protein, which translates to MSIFRLGALARPVAKYGFVWLLAGLVVAPSCKSSEPEPTATAPAATTVLTGSTLIGEYSVATLAGRVQAVPLVGALARYPIRAYRLTYRTHAPDGQEITASGAALVPVGAGELPVLSYQHGTITPAGEGQAPSYYATGSDVWSAVSVLASTGYVVSAPDYIGYGASKALPHPYEHAASLASASADMLRATREFCQQQAVAINQKNFLLGYSEGGYATMALHKLLEEKYATELPVTASAPGAGAYHKSAFARYVLGAQQPLSFLSTYVWVLRTYDRIYALNRPFAFYYQEPYATQLQANPSADVPTQQSQLFADGFRQAVLTNSDAALTAAVADNDIYDWKPRAPLALFHGTADDYVPFFNSQDAYDAMQKRGATQVQLRPIQGGNHFSSATTYTLGAYAFISQY; encoded by the coding sequence GTGTCGATATTTCGTTTAGGGGCCCTGGCGCGGCCGGTTGCCAAGTATGGTTTCGTGTGGCTGCTGGCCGGCCTAGTGGTTGCGCCCAGCTGCAAAAGCAGCGAGCCCGAGCCCACCGCCACGGCGCCCGCCGCCACTACCGTGCTGACGGGCAGCACGCTCATCGGCGAGTACAGCGTGGCCACGCTGGCCGGGCGCGTTCAGGCCGTGCCGCTGGTGGGGGCCCTGGCGCGCTACCCCATCCGCGCCTACCGCCTCACCTACCGCACCCACGCGCCCGACGGCCAGGAGATTACCGCCTCCGGGGCGGCGCTGGTGCCGGTGGGCGCGGGCGAGCTACCGGTGCTCAGCTACCAGCACGGCACCATCACGCCGGCCGGCGAGGGCCAGGCCCCCTCCTACTACGCCACGGGCAGCGACGTGTGGTCGGCGGTGTCGGTGCTGGCCTCCACGGGCTACGTGGTGTCGGCGCCCGACTACATTGGCTACGGGGCCTCCAAGGCCCTGCCCCACCCCTACGAGCACGCCGCCTCGCTGGCCTCGGCCTCGGCCGACATGCTGCGCGCCACCCGCGAGTTTTGCCAGCAGCAAGCCGTGGCCATCAACCAGAAAAACTTCCTGCTCGGCTACTCCGAGGGCGGCTACGCCACGATGGCCCTGCACAAGCTGCTGGAAGAAAAATACGCCACCGAACTGCCCGTCACGGCCAGCGCGCCCGGCGCCGGGGCCTACCACAAGTCGGCCTTTGCCCGCTACGTGCTGGGGGCCCAGCAGCCGCTGAGCTTCCTGAGCACCTACGTGTGGGTGCTGCGCACCTACGACCGCATCTACGCCCTGAACCGGCCCTTCGCCTTCTACTACCAGGAGCCCTACGCCACCCAGTTGCAAGCCAACCCGTCTGCCGACGTGCCCACCCAGCAAAGCCAGCTCTTCGCCGATGGTTTCCGCCAGGCCGTGCTGACTAATTCGGACGCCGCCCTCACCGCCGCCGTGGCCGACAACGACATCTACGACTGGAAGCCCCGGGCCCCGCTGGCCCTCTTCCACGGCACCGCCGACGACTACGTGCCCTTCTTCAACTCGCAAGACGCCTACGACGCCATGCAGAAGCGCGGCGCCACCCAAGTGCAGCTGCGCCCCATCCAGGGCGGCAACCACTTCTCGTCGGCCACCACCTACACCCTGGGGGCCTACGCCTTTATCAGCCAATATTGA
- a CDS encoding arginase, whose protein sequence is MKRIKLLEVHSELGAGTRGAGMGIDALRVACLNKGSDYFRRYNAVVVPDLNHVLFEKTPFRWAKHIDAIYTVQKGIASAVEQTLRFGEFPLVLAGDHSSANATIAGIKAAYPHKTLGVIWIDAHADLHSPYTTPSGNVHGMPLAAALGQDNRQHQRNQPDADTEFFWRRLQNLAEPGPKLRPEHLVYVVVRDTEAQEDALIEELGIKWIKLPEIKEKGSRQLAREIYEHLRACDMVYISFDVDSLDSSFSIGTGTPVEDGLYLSEAENLCQDLLENERVVCFEMVEINPTLDNGNTMAKNAFNILEKATESIERRLKLEDEARR, encoded by the coding sequence ATGAAACGCATTAAGTTATTGGAAGTGCACTCCGAGCTGGGCGCCGGCACCCGCGGGGCCGGCATGGGCATCGACGCCCTGCGCGTGGCCTGCCTCAACAAGGGCTCCGACTACTTCCGCCGCTACAACGCCGTGGTGGTGCCCGACCTGAACCACGTGCTGTTCGAGAAAACGCCGTTTCGGTGGGCCAAGCACATCGACGCCATCTACACCGTGCAGAAGGGCATTGCCAGCGCTGTGGAGCAGACGCTGCGCTTCGGCGAGTTTCCGCTGGTGTTGGCCGGCGACCACTCCAGCGCCAACGCCACCATTGCCGGCATCAAGGCCGCGTACCCACACAAAACGCTGGGCGTCATCTGGATTGATGCCCACGCCGACCTGCACTCGCCCTACACCACGCCCAGCGGCAACGTGCACGGCATGCCCCTGGCCGCCGCCCTGGGCCAGGACAACCGCCAGCACCAGCGCAACCAGCCCGACGCCGACACCGAGTTTTTCTGGCGCCGCCTCCAGAACCTGGCCGAGCCGGGCCCCAAGCTGCGCCCCGAGCACCTGGTGTACGTGGTGGTGCGCGACACCGAGGCCCAGGAAGACGCCTTAATAGAGGAGCTGGGCATCAAGTGGATCAAGCTGCCCGAAATCAAGGAGAAGGGCTCCCGCCAGCTGGCCCGCGAGATTTACGAGCACCTGCGCGCCTGCGACATGGTGTACATCTCCTTCGACGTGGACAGCCTCGATTCGAGCTTCAGCATCGGCACCGGCACGCCCGTGGAGGACGGCCTCTACCTTTCCGAAGCCGAAAACCTGTGCCAGGACCTGCTGGAAAACGAACGGGTGGTGTGCTTCGAGATGGTCGAAATCAATCCCACCCTGGACAACGGCAACACCATGGCCAAGAACGCCTTCAACATCCTCGAAAAAGCCACCGAGTCCATTGAACGGCGGCTGAAACTGGAGGACGAGGCGCGGCGGTAA
- a CDS encoding arginine decarboxylase translates to MDKYHDLISQTFDFPTADFTVHNDELQFHGIDLMALVEKYGTPLRLTYLPKISSQIQRAKKWFADGIAATGYQGTYSYAYCTKSSHFRFVLEEALKNDVHLETSSWFDISIIRHLHAEGKVDKQHHIICNGFKPDEYKREITALINEGFVNCMPILDAPNEIDYYAQHVTEQCKIGMRLASDEEPRFQFYTSRLGIRYADAIPLYEQRLKDDPRFELTMLHYFISTGIKDTSYYWSELSRFIHKYCELRKICPTLTTIDIGGGLPIQTSIQPEYDYPYMVAEILRTVQRICREEGVPEPHIFTEFGIFTVGESGAMIYSILDEKLQNDKELWYMIDGSFITNLPDTWALNQRFILLALNGWQKRYQRIQLGGLTCDSQDYYNAEQHLYQVFLPERKPTDAEPLYIGFFHTGAYQESLSGYGGIKHCLIPAPQHIILDRGPDGVLTDTVFAPKQEAASMMRILGYTS, encoded by the coding sequence ATGGACAAGTACCACGACCTGATTTCCCAAACCTTCGATTTTCCCACCGCCGACTTCACGGTTCACAACGACGAGCTCCAGTTCCACGGCATCGACCTGATGGCCCTGGTCGAGAAGTACGGCACACCGCTGCGCCTCACCTACCTGCCCAAAATCAGCTCCCAGATTCAGCGGGCCAAGAAGTGGTTTGCCGACGGCATCGCCGCCACCGGCTACCAGGGCACCTACTCCTACGCCTACTGCACCAAGTCGTCGCACTTCCGCTTCGTGCTAGAAGAGGCCCTGAAAAACGATGTGCACCTCGAAACCTCGTCGTGGTTCGACATCAGCATCATCCGCCACCTCCACGCCGAGGGCAAGGTCGACAAGCAGCACCACATCATTTGCAACGGCTTCAAGCCCGACGAGTACAAGCGCGAAATCACGGCCCTCATCAACGAGGGCTTCGTGAACTGCATGCCCATCCTCGACGCGCCCAACGAGATAGACTACTACGCGCAGCACGTCACCGAGCAGTGCAAAATCGGGATGCGCCTGGCTTCGGATGAGGAGCCGCGCTTCCAGTTCTACACCTCGCGCCTGGGCATCCGCTACGCCGACGCCATCCCGCTCTACGAGCAGCGCCTCAAGGACGACCCGCGCTTCGAGCTGACGATGCTGCACTACTTCATCAGCACCGGCATCAAGGACACTTCCTATTACTGGTCCGAGCTGAGCCGCTTCATCCACAAGTACTGCGAGCTGCGCAAAATCTGCCCCACGCTCACCACCATCGACATCGGCGGGGGCCTGCCCATCCAAACCAGCATCCAGCCCGAGTACGACTACCCCTACATGGTGGCCGAAATCCTGCGCACCGTCCAGCGCATCTGCCGGGAGGAAGGCGTACCCGAGCCCCACATCTTCACCGAGTTCGGCATCTTCACGGTGGGCGAGAGCGGGGCCATGATTTACTCGATTCTGGACGAGAAGCTCCAGAACGACAAGGAGCTGTGGTACATGATTGACGGCTCGTTCATCACCAACCTGCCCGACACCTGGGCCCTGAACCAGCGTTTCATCCTGCTGGCCCTCAACGGCTGGCAGAAGCGGTACCAGCGCATCCAGCTCGGGGGCCTCACCTGCGACTCGCAGGACTACTACAACGCCGAGCAGCACTTGTACCAGGTGTTTTTGCCCGAGCGCAAGCCCACCGACGCGGAGCCGCTCTACATTGGATTTTTCCACACCGGCGCTTACCAGGAAAGCCTGAGCGGCTACGGCGGCATCAAGCACTGCCTCATCCCCGCGCCCCAGCACATCATCCTCGACCGGGGCCCCGACGGCGTGCTCACCGACACCGTTTTTGCGCCTAAACAAGAAGCGGCCAGCATGATGCGTATCTTGGGCTACACTTCGTAA
- a CDS encoding D-glycero-alpha-D-manno-heptose-1,7-bisphosphate 7-phosphatase: MTGLHKAIFLDRDGVLNNETGEYVWQAAQFVVSPGVPGALARLKAAGYLLIVVTNQAGIAKGLYTGADVQARHAQLQAACGNVLDALYFSDNHPSVSESIFRKPDSGMLEKAVARFALDPAQCWIVGDRVRDMQAGARLGIRGILVGHTEIGAHTRYAVDLAAATDIILGDVARTL, encoded by the coding sequence ATGACGGGCCTCCACAAAGCAATTTTCCTCGACCGCGACGGCGTACTGAACAACGAAACCGGCGAATACGTGTGGCAGGCCGCGCAGTTCGTGGTCAGCCCCGGCGTGCCCGGGGCCCTGGCGCGCCTCAAAGCCGCGGGCTACCTTCTTATTGTCGTCACCAACCAGGCCGGCATCGCCAAGGGCCTCTACACCGGGGCCGACGTGCAGGCCCGCCACGCCCAGCTGCAAGCCGCCTGCGGCAACGTGCTGGACGCGCTGTATTTCAGCGACAACCACCCCAGCGTGAGCGAATCCATCTTCCGCAAGCCCGACTCGGGAATGCTGGAAAAAGCCGTGGCCCGCTTTGCCCTCGACCCCGCCCAGTGCTGGATTGTGGGCGACCGGGTGCGCGACATGCAGGCCGGCGCCCGCCTGGGTATCCGCGGCATCCTGGTAGGCCACACCGAAATAGGGGCCCACACGCGGTACGCCGTCGATTTGGCCGCCGCTACCGATATCATTCTGGGCGATGTAGCGCGGACTTTGTAG